The Denticeps clupeoides chromosome 5, fDenClu1.1, whole genome shotgun sequence genome includes a region encoding these proteins:
- the atp5f1b gene encoding ATP synthase F(1) complex subunit beta, mitochondrial — MLGAVGRCCTGALQALKPGVTPLKALTGAPAALFSRRDYAAPAAAAAAASGRIVAVIGAVVDVQFDEGLPPILNALEVADRDSRLVLEVAQHLGENTVRTIAMDGTEGLVRGQKVLDTGAPIRIPVGPETLGRIMNVIGEPIDERGPITTKLTAPIHAEAPEFTDMSVEQEILVTGIKVVDLLAPYAKGGKIGLFGGAGVGKTVLIMELINNVAKAHGGYSVFAGVGERTREGNDLYHEMIESGVINLKDTTSKVALVYGQMNEPPGARARVALTGLTVAEYFRDQEGQDVLLFIDNIFRFTQAGSEVSALLGRIPSAVGYQPTLATDMGTMQERITTTKKGSITSVQAIYVPADDLTDPAPATTFAHLDATTVLSRAIAELGIYPAVDPLDSTSRIMDPNIVGAEHYDVARGVQKILQDYKSLQDIIAILGMDELSEEDKLTVARARKIQRFLSQPFQVAEVFTGHLGKLVPLKETIQGFKSILGGEYDALPEQAFYMVGPIEEVVQKAEKLAAEQS; from the exons ATGTTGGGAGCTGTGGGACGCTGCTGCACCGGGGCTTTGCAGGCTCTGAAGCCCGGGGTCACCCCCTTGAAGGCTCTCACTGGAGCTCCCGCCGCTCTCTTCTCGC GCCGGGATTATGCTGCTCCAGCtgccgccgcggccgccgccaGTGGGCGCATCGTCGCGGTCATCGGGGCCGTGGTGGACGTCCAGTTTGATGAGGGTCTGCCTCCCATTCTGAATGCCCTGGAAGTGGCCGACCGCGACTCCAGGCTTGTCCTGGAGGTGGCCCAGCATCTGG GTGAGAACACTGTCCGTACCATTGCCATGGATGGTACAGAGGGTCTTGTTCGTGGACAGAAGGTACTGGATACAGGTGCTCCCATCAGAATCCCTGTTGGTCCTGAGACTCTAGGAAGAATCATGAATGTCATTGGAGAGCCTATTGATGAGAGGGGTCCCATTACCACAAAACT CACTGCTCCCATCCACGCTGAGGCTCCTGAGTTTACTGACATGAGCGTGGAACAGGAGATTCTAGTCACTGGCATTAAGGTGGTAGACCTCCTTGCCCCATATGCCAAGGGTGGAAAAATTG GACTGTttggtggtgctggtgtgggCAAGACTGTGCTTATTATGGAGCTCATCAACAACGTGGCCAAGGCCCATGGTGGTTATTCTGTGTTTGCCGGTGTGGGGGAGAGAACCCGTGAGGGGAATGATCTGTACCATGAAATGATTGAGTCTGGTGTCATTAACCTGAAGGACACCACTTCCAAG GTAGCGCTGGTTTATGGACAGATGAACGAGCCCCCTGGTGCCCGTGCTCGTGTCGCTCTGACTGGACTGACTGTTGCGGAGTACTTCCGTGACCAGGAGGGACAGGATGTGCTTCTCTTTATTGACAACATCTTCCGCTTTACCCAGGCTGGCTCAGAG GTGTCTGCCCTACTGGGACGTATCCCCTCTGCTGTGGGTTACCAGCCCACCCTGGCTACTGACATGGGTACCATGCAGGAGAGAATCACCACCACAAAGAAGGGGTCAATCACTTCTGTCCAG GCTATCTATGTGCCTGCTGATGACTTGACAGACCCTGCCCCAGCCACTACTTTTGCTCACTTGGATGCCACTACTGTGCTGTCCCGTGCTATTGCTGAGCTGGGTATCTACCCTGCCGTCGACCCTCTGGATTCCACCTCTCGTATCATGGACCCAAACATTGTTGGTGCAGAGCATTATGACGTTGCCCGTGGCGTTCAGAAGATTCTGCAG GATTACAAGTCTCTCCAGGATATCATTGCTATCCTTGGTATGGATGAGTTGTCTGAGGAGGACAAGCTGACCGTTGCCCGTGCTCGCAAGATCCAGCGTTTCCTTTCCCAGCCCTTCCAGGTGGCTGAGGTCTTCACTGGTCACTTGGGCAAATTGGTGCCCCTGAAGGAGACTATTCAGGGTTTCAAGTCAATTTTGGGTg gTGAGTATGATGCTTTGCCTGAGCAGGCCTTCTACATGGTGGGCCCCATTGAGGAGGTAGTCCAGAAGGCAGAGAAACTGGCTGCAGAGCAATCATAA
- the LOC114790354 gene encoding retinol dehydrogenase 7-like — protein MFLYVVGLVVLYYAYRYLKELKTVPDKGSKYVYITGCDSGFGNLLAQTLDKRGFCVIAACYTEKGEEELKKACSSRLTTIHLDVRSTDSVDKVAAFIKNKVGLKGLWAVVNNAGVSVPSAPCDWLSIGDYKSMLDVNLNGVIAVTLSVLPLIKKAKGRVVNVASVFGRVSPIGGPYCVSKYGVEAFNDSLRIGMKPFGVKVLCIEPGFFRTNVTDTRIITHNTRELWNKLPQEIKDEYGDDYLEKTEKIMMEKVSKFSDPDLMKVVSCMEHAISATHPRKRYSPGWDAKFFWIPMSYAPTWLFDYLLLKEAVKPAKSNI, from the exons ATGTTCCTGTACGTCGTAGGCCTGGTGGTCCTGTACTACGCTTACCGCTATTTAAAGGAGCTCAAGACCGTCCCCGATAAAGGCAGCAAGTATGTATACATCACAGGCTGTGACTCTGGCTTTGGGAACTTGCTGGCCCAAACGCTGGACAAGCGTGGATTCTGCGTTATCGCTGCGTGCTACACGGAGAAGGgcgaggaggagctgaagaaggccTGCTCTTCACGTCTGACCACCATCCACCTGGACGTACGCAGCACGGACAGCGTGGACAAAGTCGCCGCCTTCATCAAAAACAAAGTCGGACTCAAAG GCCTCTGGGCGGTGGTGAACAACGCCGGTGTGTCGGTACCTTCCGCGCCCTGCGATTGGCTGAGCATCGGCGACTACAAGTCCATGCTGGATGTCAACTTGAACGGGGTTATTGCCGTGACGCTGAGCGTGCTGCCGTTAATTAAGAAGGCCAAGGGCCGGGTCGTGAACGTGGCCAGCGTGTTTGGACGGGTCAGCCCGATCGGCGGCCCTTATTGTGTCTCGAAATACGGAGTGGAAGCCTTTAATGACAGCCTCAG gaTTGGCATGAAGCCGTTTGGAGTGAAAGTCCTCTGCATTGAGCCAGGCTTTTTTAGAACCAACGTGACAGACACTCGGATCATAACGCACAATACGCGTGAGCTGTGGAACAAGTTGCCGCAAGAAATCAAGGACGAATACGGTGATGATTACCTAGAAAAAA CAGAAAAGATCATGATGGAAAAGGTTTCCAAATTCTCTGACCCGGACCTGATGAAGGTGGTGAGCTGCATGGAGCACGCCATTTCAGCCACACACCCCCGGAAGCGCTATTCTCCTGGATGGGACGCCAAGTTCTTCTGGATCCCGATGTCATATGCACCCACCTGGCTGTTCGACTACCTGTTGCTGAAAGAGGCCGTCAAACCGGCCAAATCCAACATCTAA